The Rhodocytophaga rosea genome has a segment encoding these proteins:
- a CDS encoding nSTAND1 domain-containing NTPase, giving the protein MLTSTFAESQIRSTQKLNPFPGLRPFKYEESHLFFGREGQVDQVLDKLIHNRFVAVLGTSGIGKSSFLNCGLLPILYGDYATESSAQWEVCTFRPGASPIRNMAEALTETILANETDEEKKMVIRNMEYSLLCESSLGLVESVRSKFAREPKNYLMYIDQFEELFRFKNIDSTSVEEAAAFVKLLVTAVRQSEVPVYVIITLRSDFVGDCSQYPQLTKLINDSQFLIPQMTRKEKRRAITGPISVMGGEINERLVQQLLNDVGDNPDQLPIMQHALMRTWDYWQRNALAGEPMNLPHYEAIGGMGRALSIHANETYNELTDPQKKICERVFKTITEKGDEGRGIRRPTKLQEIATIAQSPIAEVAEVIDRFRSPGRTLLMPPHTVPLDGESIIDISHESLMRIWITLNKWVDEEAESSKLYLRLAEAAERHQQGKAGLWRPPDLQIALHWAEEHQPSLTWGLRYHPAYERTMLFLDFSKKEYEKEQIIREKQQRRKLVFSRILAIIFGIIGIIVGILFIFAYFNQQEAEDQRKIADEKARAATIAEAKANQSAQIAEKEREVAKVQEKLARNAESKAVLEREAADKAKKEAEISAKEAERQAVIASEKTVLAEIEKENAKNSEQKAIEASNRAYNLRLLSIARSMAIKSVQLSDTTQKGLVAQQAYLFNKNNGGELNDPDIYDGMYYAVKALHDESYNQLKVHSANVRALVATTSGNTMYSAASDGMIYRLNVNDPSGNKMLMNGADAAKGYIHKALALSPDGRWLASGGDYGHIQLYDLTKPAGDLSIQLKGNIHEIWYLAFTPDSKGLISSDSDKRLIYWDIESKNPVEIAKSDLKINSLSLHPRTNQVAIAKENGLVVLLDRDKSNAEQIIYQDPQGIDMISVAFSPDGKWLAAGNEKGVVRLFEVKVDDFNLVPQSLTGHKARVNTIRFSKDSKRLATGSFDKTVRIWSMNNTDDPPIILRDHADWVWSIEFSPDGEKLLAGCRDYKIRIWPTNVSSMADIICKKLNRSMTTPEWERFVAPVKEVPYETTCR; this is encoded by the coding sequence ATGCTTACATCAACCTTTGCAGAAAGCCAGATACGGTCTACACAAAAACTGAATCCTTTTCCGGGTTTGCGGCCTTTTAAATATGAGGAAAGCCACCTTTTCTTTGGAAGGGAAGGACAGGTAGACCAAGTATTAGATAAGTTGATTCACAACCGGTTTGTTGCCGTATTGGGTACATCAGGGATAGGAAAATCCTCATTTCTGAACTGTGGCTTGCTTCCTATTCTATACGGCGATTATGCTACTGAAAGCAGTGCACAATGGGAAGTTTGCACATTCCGGCCAGGTGCTTCTCCCATCCGTAATATGGCCGAAGCGCTTACTGAAACGATACTGGCTAATGAAACGGACGAAGAAAAAAAAATGGTAATCCGCAATATGGAATATAGCCTGTTGTGTGAGAGTTCTTTGGGCCTGGTAGAAAGTGTACGGAGTAAATTTGCCAGAGAACCGAAAAACTACCTGATGTACATAGATCAGTTTGAAGAATTATTCCGGTTCAAAAATATAGATAGTACTTCTGTAGAAGAAGCGGCCGCTTTTGTGAAATTACTTGTAACAGCCGTTCGCCAGAGTGAAGTACCGGTTTATGTAATTATTACTCTTCGCTCCGATTTTGTGGGCGATTGTTCACAGTATCCGCAGCTCACCAAGCTCATCAACGATAGCCAGTTCCTGATTCCCCAGATGACCCGTAAAGAAAAACGCAGGGCGATTACCGGGCCAATTAGCGTGATGGGAGGAGAAATTAATGAACGCCTGGTGCAGCAACTGCTCAATGATGTAGGGGATAATCCAGACCAGCTTCCCATTATGCAACATGCCCTGATGCGTACCTGGGATTACTGGCAGCGTAATGCGCTGGCTGGCGAACCTATGAATCTGCCGCATTATGAAGCTATTGGCGGGATGGGTAGGGCCTTATCTATTCATGCAAATGAAACCTATAATGAACTCACTGACCCTCAAAAGAAAATATGCGAACGGGTATTCAAAACCATTACTGAAAAAGGAGATGAAGGCCGGGGAATCAGGCGGCCTACCAAATTACAGGAGATCGCCACTATTGCCCAGTCACCTATAGCAGAAGTAGCCGAAGTAATAGACCGTTTCCGAAGCCCGGGACGAACTTTATTAATGCCACCACATACGGTGCCGCTTGATGGGGAAAGTATTATAGATATTTCTCATGAAAGTTTGATGCGTATCTGGATAACGCTGAATAAATGGGTAGATGAAGAAGCAGAATCCTCTAAATTATATCTGCGTCTGGCAGAGGCTGCCGAACGCCACCAGCAAGGGAAAGCCGGTTTATGGCGTCCGCCTGATTTACAGATAGCCTTGCATTGGGCAGAAGAACACCAGCCTTCCTTAACCTGGGGTTTACGCTATCATCCAGCCTACGAGCGTACCATGCTTTTTCTGGATTTCAGTAAAAAAGAGTATGAAAAAGAACAGATCATCCGGGAGAAGCAGCAACGGCGTAAGCTTGTATTTTCTCGTATCCTGGCTATTATCTTTGGTATCATCGGAATTATTGTTGGTATCTTATTCATCTTCGCTTATTTTAATCAGCAGGAGGCAGAAGATCAGCGCAAGATTGCTGATGAAAAAGCCAGGGCGGCAACCATAGCAGAAGCAAAGGCTAATCAGTCGGCTCAAATAGCTGAAAAGGAACGGGAAGTTGCTAAAGTACAGGAAAAACTAGCTAGAAATGCAGAGAGTAAGGCTGTACTGGAAAGAGAAGCAGCCGATAAAGCTAAAAAAGAAGCAGAAATTAGTGCGAAAGAAGCCGAACGACAAGCAGTAATTGCTTCTGAAAAAACAGTTCTTGCCGAAATAGAAAAAGAAAACGCCAAGAATTCAGAGCAGAAAGCCATAGAAGCCAGTAACCGGGCATACAACCTGCGGTTACTTTCGATTGCCAGATCTATGGCCATTAAATCGGTTCAGTTGAGCGACACTACCCAGAAGGGTCTGGTAGCTCAGCAGGCATATTTGTTTAACAAGAATAATGGCGGCGAGCTCAATGATCCGGATATTTACGATGGAATGTACTATGCCGTAAAAGCCCTGCATGATGAATCATATAACCAGTTAAAGGTCCATTCAGCCAACGTACGGGCTTTAGTAGCCACTACTTCCGGAAATACCATGTATTCAGCGGCCAGCGATGGCATGATCTACCGCTTGAATGTAAATGACCCTTCCGGAAATAAAATGTTAATGAATGGTGCTGATGCAGCCAAAGGATACATTCATAAAGCCTTAGCGCTCAGTCCGGATGGCCGGTGGCTGGCTTCCGGAGGCGATTATGGGCACATTCAGCTTTACGATCTGACTAAACCGGCAGGAGATCTTTCTATTCAACTGAAAGGAAATATACATGAGATCTGGTATCTGGCCTTTACCCCCGATAGCAAAGGATTGATCTCTTCTGACTCTGATAAGCGGCTTATATACTGGGATATTGAATCTAAAAATCCGGTAGAAATAGCGAAAAGCGATCTGAAAATAAATTCGCTGTCACTTCATCCCCGTACAAACCAGGTAGCTATCGCCAAAGAGAATGGCCTTGTGGTACTACTAGACCGGGACAAAAGTAATGCAGAACAAATTATTTATCAGGACCCTCAGGGAATAGATATGATTTCCGTGGCTTTCAGTCCGGATGGTAAATGGCTGGCAGCCGGCAATGAGAAAGGGGTAGTTCGCCTGTTTGAAGTAAAAGTGGATGATTTTAATCTTGTGCCGCAATCGTTAACCGGACACAAAGCGAGGGTAAATACGATCCGTTTCAGCAAAGACAGCAAACGACTGGCTACGGGTAGTTTTGATAAAACGGTACGTATCTGGAGTATGAATAACACAGATGATCCGCCTATTATTCTCCGGGATCATGCC